The following are encoded in a window of Holosporales bacterium genomic DNA:
- the infA gene encoding translation initiation factor IF-1, giving the protein MAKDDLIEFAGEVTEVLPNTMFRVKLENGHTILAHASGRMRKNRIRVLAGDKVQVEMTPYDLTKGRIIFREK; this is encoded by the coding sequence ATGGCAAAAGACGATTTAATTGAGTTTGCGGGCGAAGTGACAGAGGTGCTGCCTAACACTATGTTTCGGGTGAAGCTGGAAAACGGTCATACGATATTAGCGCATGCTTCTGGACGCATGAGAAAAAACCGAATACGAGTACTGGCAGGCGACAAAGTTCAAGTAGAGATGACCCCATACGACCTTACAAAAGGCAGAATAATATTCCGAGAAAAGTGA